A stretch of DNA from Xiphophorus maculatus strain JP 163 A chromosome 8, X_maculatus-5.0-male, whole genome shotgun sequence:
ACCAGCGGTCAGTCGGTTCTTCCACTGAAACTCCAGCATCCAGAATTTGCCGACCTTCAGCGGTTAAACGCTGAGGAAGACCAAAGAGCTCCTGTTGCAGGTCTTAAAGAGGTGACTAGAAAAGGCCATGCTCCTCCCTGATGCCGGGATCAGCAGCCAGCGCTCCGTCTGGACGTCGGAGGCAAATCATCTGCTTTGGCCGGCTGACACTCCTCTCccaatgaagaaagaaagacgGTCCAGATCCTTAACTGACCCACTAAAGCCCCTTTAGCCCTTTCATGTAAAAAACAACTTCACTGATCTTTCTTTAGTTTAAGCTGATCATTATTAACGTCTGTTAATAAATTATCTTCTAACTCTTTAATCTCATTTCTCTCTAAATTCTGaaccacatttttaattttagctgTAGAATAACTTGTATATTATTGACAAAAACTCTTATCTGAGCCTTTCCAACCTCCCACCGATCACTTCAAGACTGATTATTTGGTTTCCAGTTGCCAAAAGCTACTAAAGCtttggcaaaagaaaatgtctttaagtagtttcatattaaaatgcaaatacaatCTGCATCTAGTATTGcttgaaaaaggaaaatccaGGTAAACTAGTGATGATCAGAAATGAAACGGTTGGATAATGTATTTCTAGAATGATTGGAGATATAAAGTGTGTCCAGCCGGGTTTCCTGTTGGATCCTCAGCATCCACCAAGCCCAGCTCCGCTTCGCCGAGTCAGTTCAGAAGGTGATGGAGGACGAGGTTCTGCTCCGGTTCTGTTAGAAAGCTAGTAGTGCAGCACAACACCTGCTCTCAATGGACAGCTGCCTCCTGAGCAGCCATGGTGGCCATTAGCCCCTCCCCCTTCACGTGGCTGAGATCAACGATCGCCATGGCAACGCCTGCTGTTCCAGCCAGCAGGCCGTgtggccaccagagggcagcactgaCACGGTTTAGATGCAATAAcgcagaaataaaatgtacaggATAATGTCATTCAGTTAGACCTTTAAAGACCCAACCAATGTGTTAGGAGGCGGAGCTTCTTCCAGAGTAATATGAGGTCAGCATGAAGCTCCACcccctgctgcagcagcttcctgttctGTCCTGCTCCTAGCTAACCGCTCTCCTCCCCCCAGGCAGCGGATGCTAAGCCACGCCCACTTCCTGCAGACGGTGCTGCACATCGTCCAGGTGGTGGTGAGCTACGTCCTGATGCTCGTCTTCATGACCTACAACGCCTACCTGTGCATCGCCGTGGCGGCCGGCGCCGGCATGGGCTACTTCCTGTTCAGCTGGCAGAAGGCGGTGGTGGTGGACATCACGGAGCACTGCCACTAGCTAGCTTCACCGTTACCGCAGTAACACCATGGTGACATCCCATCATACTGTAGGTTAGAGATTAAGTCTTCttagccaatcagagcgcaAATTACCTGAGGATCAcctgatgtttgttttagtgCCATGGCAACCGTAGCTAGCAGGTGATTAGCAGAGCCACCAACCAATCACCAGACAGATAGATTAGCTCCACCCAGTcacatttattctctttttacttcctgtttacatttttcagataaaTATCAAGTAAATTTTTACAGTGaatcttattttaaagataATCTTTTGATGATTTTTCTGGCGACGCCATCGGCCTTAAAGCCGCCGCCCACTGCCTTACCTGACGGCCTCCATGCTGCCTGTCGCCATGGAGACGGACAGGCCTCAGTGTTGTAGTTTTAGCCAAGTAAGGATCAATTATtgagctgctgtttttattactgAGGTGGGCGGAGCTAAATGTGGACCAATGAGATTGCAGGGATGTTAGTGAGGCCTCAGTCCTGCTCAGGgagcctctgattggctgctttaccTGAAGGAGGGGGGCAGGGGGGCAAAGATGGAGGGAAAGCACATTAAAACACTAAAtgtgaggtcaaaggtcatgttCACCTCTGTGTTTGATGTTATTGATTAGTTTTCATCGATCAAAGTTTACTGATCAGAAGTTGACCTGTTTGGCCTCAACAGCGCCCCCTACGCCAGTTGATGAAGTGCAGAGGTTAAAGGTCGTCTGTGTGATGTTCAATGTTGTGAAGGAAACTTTTACTGTTTGAATTTAAACGTCTGCGAAGCTGGAACCAATAAACTCAATAAAGAAACAGAGTCCGTCTGTTCAGAACCGCATCGGGTCGGAACCGGCAGAATGGGTCAGAACGGATCAGAACAGGTCGGAACTTTTATAGAGTCGGGATTTCTACCagagccgccatcttgttttcctGCTTGTTTAAGGCTCAACAGCCTGATAAGGAaggctgtttttgttctggttctgttctggttctgttctggttgtGACGGAGATAATAATGCAAAGAGGGATTCTTCATagaatcaagaaaattatggccGACCCTGACCGTCCTCTTCATCAGagcgtcttcagtcagaggcttcttcagggTCACTGCagcacagactgctacaggagatccaaCAGCTGAAGAATCTAAAtgaatgagttacaacattcaatttccctttgggattaataaagtattctttatttatttaaacttaaattcaGGTCGACTCCCAGGAGAGACGGTTGGAAGAAGATCAAGTTCTGGAAGATATTTACTCTTTTATTCGTTTTAGTGAGAAAAAGATGATCAGAAAACGGGTTTTTGTAAGTCGCATTTCACGCAGGCAGATTTTGGTTCAAACCGCAAGTCCTCAGCGAGACCCGACCCGCTCAGCAGAGGAGAACAGGACCGGATCCAGAACCGGTTGGACGGTTTGAATGGTTCTGAATCGGTATCGGCTCTGAGGGAAATGATCTGGGTCAGCAGGAGGTCGGAGCGGTTCCTCTGAACCGTTCTAGTTCTTTTCTCTGTTGCTTAAAAATCAGGTTGGGTTTAAAAGAGAAAGTTCagacagaaccaacagaaccacgATGATCTGGTccaacattcagtctgttgggTTTTATGTCAGCTAAatgaggttctggttcttctgACTCGGACGGGATGAATATTAATGCTGAAAGCCAGGAAgcattttccttccagttctgctctgctgtgttcTGGTACTTCATGGAAGGTCCAGTTAACCAGATTGGAGGTTCTGGCTGGACCATCGGAACCAGCTGTGGACCTTCATGTCAGCCTGAGGAGAATCTGGGTATAAACATGATAATTATCAGATATTAATTATAAGCATCCAGATCTACTGAAGGCAGTATGTGATGTAGCATCGATGTGCGCATGCGCATTACCACAAGGTAGGACGGATTGATGGGTAGCACAGATAGTCAGAATACCTCGCTCGGTTCCTCGGGTTAAATCCCTCTGCCggacagcagggggcagcaccGAGCCCTCGGTCCTCCAGCTGCCGGAAGTGCAACGGTACCGAGTGTTTCCGGTGGTAGGAGTGTTTTGCAGCGGGTCAGCTCGGTTCGGTCCATCAGGTCGTTCAGGTTCTCCTTCGGTTCGAGTCCAGCCTCCCCCCCGGCTCTCGGTCCCGGTCCATGCCCGCCTCTGCGCTCTGATCCGCGGTTCTCTCTCGGTCCTTGTTCCTCATGGCCTCCAGAAGGCCGGACAGCTTCGACGGGTACGGGTTCCGGAGCGACCAGTACGGAGCCGGATACCCGGCCCGGAGCTCCGGGCCCGCCAGCGGGGTCTCCggggagctgcagcagcaccagTGGGTCACCAGCCCGCCGGACATCCCGGGCAGCCGGAACCTCCACCCCGGGGAGCGGACGCCGCTGTACGAGGAGGCCGAGCCGGGGTCCCGCTGGGAGGCTCCGCATGGCGCGGGCGTTCCTCCAGGTAGGTCGGTGTTCTGGCTGGAGGGTCCGTGAACGCATCATGGCATGAACGTAGTGAGCTACGGTAAACCAGAGGTcaggttgccatggtaaccgcGCTTCAGCTGGACCGAAGGTTCCGATAGGCTCTGCTTATAAACGGTGAGAGCTGTGATGTCATCGCGATGATGTCATTTCGGGTCTCCTCTGTGtgtttcagaacagctgaaCCGGTTCGCTGGGTTCGGGATCGGACTggtcaggtcagagttcatcttCTTCCATTGGTCGCTGTTTTTAGTCCAGAGTGAGAGTCCTGTCCATAGACCAGCTGCGGTGGCccacaggttctggttctgatggttccgTAGGTCCATCAGAACATTCAGTCTTTATTTAACCGGACCCCTTAGATCTGGTTctggagcagaaccagaaccagatctgAGGAGCCGACAGCTGGACCCACTGACCCGGTGTCTCTGTGTCTGTCGGCAGTCTGTTCACGGAGAACGTCTTGGCCCATCCCTGCATCGTGTTCCGGCGCCAGTGCCAGGTATGACTTCAGGTCACATGGTGTCTGTGCttagctctgattggctgtctgTCTCAGGTCAACTACCACGGCCGCTGCTACCACCTGAGCCCGTTCAGCGCTGTCGGCGTCATGTACGCCATCACCAAGGCCCAGGTGAGCTGATCTGCTTCCTGATTGGTGGCTCAGGGACCATGTGACCAATCAGAGGCCTGCTCTGTCTGCAGGGGCCGAAGGCTCTGTGGAAGGGCATGGGCAGCACCTTCATCGTCCACGGCATCGCCCTGGGCGCCGAGGGCGTCATCAGCGAGTTCACGCCGTTACCACGGTAACCACCCAGCCCAAGCGCTGCTCAGGTTCTtctgaggttctggttctgattctgctgctctgttcctgCAGGGAGCTTCCTCACAGCTGGAGCTGGAAGCAGCTGGCCGGACATCTGCTGCTGAAAGGGTCGGTACTGCCGGGTCGGGCCGGGTCGGGAGGTTCTGCCGGGCCAGACTGGAGTACCAAACTGGTTCCAGTCATTAACTCTGAACACTGAACTCCAGCAGCCAATGAAATCGCTCGCAGCACCTGATTGGTCGTCTCTGTCAGAGGGAAACTGATCTCCACTGAAACTCGAGACAAagtcctgtagcagtctgtgctACAGCCAATTAGACggagcctctgactgaagacgcaGAAGCTCGTCTTTCACTGTCAGCGTTCCGTTTCGATCTGGtaccggttctgacccggccCGCTCCCCGGGTCCAGCCTGCTTCAGAACTCTTTGGTAGAGAAAGTTTTCACCTGTTTCACTGAGCTAGCCTGTCTGTGTCCTGCAGGCTAACCGCTGTGGTGGCGCTACCGTTCTACTGCGCTAGCCTCATCGAGACCGTCCAGGTGAGTCCTTACCTGACCCCAACCGTCACCCAGGAGACCAACGCTTCACTTCCTGTAGCAGCGGGTGGCTAAGATGTAACGGGTTGTTCAggtcctctgacctctgaccccatcCTCACCTCTGTCCCCAGAGTGAGATCGTCCGGGATGAGTCGTCGTCCGGCCTGCTGGACTGCGTCCGTGAGGGTCTGACGCGGCTGCTGGGTGTCGGCGCCCCTCACAGCCGCCGCCTGCTTCCTCTCAGCTACCTGCTGCTTCCTGTGGCCGCCCACGCCATCCTGCGCTACGCGGTGGCGGCCTCCGTCCAGCGGGCGGTGCTGTGGCTGCACCAGCGCGGCGGGAAGCGGCGCCCGGTCCCGTCCGACCCGCTGGACGCCTACTTCCCGGAGCTGGCGGCGGCGTGGGCGGGATCTCTGGCGGCGGACGTGCTGCTGTTCCCTCTGGAGACGGCGTTGCACCGCCTCGGCCTGCAGGGGACGCGCACCATCATCGACGCCACGGACGGGGCAGAGGTGGCGGGGAGCGGCGGCAGCCCGCTGGTGCTGCCGGTCAACACGCAGTATGACGGCCTGGCGGACTGCCTGCACGCCATCCGGAGGAAGGAAGGCGCCGCCGGCTTCTACCGCGGCTTCGGCGCACTGCTGGCGCAGTACTCTCTGCACGGCGCGCTGCTGGCCGCCGCCAGGACGCTGCTCAGGATCGTGCTGCTGGACGCCAAGGCCTGCTGAGGCGTCGCCATGGAGACGCCATGACCACAGGACTTTGGCTGGCTGGTAATTGGCTGATAATCTGAACGCTGGAGGTTGATCGTGTTACTGATTACATTATTTCCACATCCTCTCCTCTgatcaccatggaaaccattTGTTGACTTCGATTCTGTCTTCCTattggctgctggaaaacaaaccGGATGTAAACAAGCGATCCGCCCAGCAGATTCTGTgtataaaagtgtaaaaaattaAACGTCGTctgtgaaaatgtaattcaaattaaattatttgtgatTCGTTGATAAATATACAGAATTTTCCTCctgaacaatttaaaataaataaattgtcgTCAGGTGTTAATCTGTGAAacaaacttcttcttcttcttccatacatttacagtaaagcattctgggtaattacCCAGTCAGATTGCTTATTAAACTGGGTATGACTTAATGGGGGAGGAGCCGTCAGGAGACTGATCAACCAATCAGGAGACCCCAGATAGTCTATTCTACCCAGAGACAAGCGACCAATCAGCAGCTGGATGAACCTCCAGgtgtttccttcattttgttgtCAGGAGCCCAGAGAGCCGCCGCGGGGTGGCGGTTCAGGGTCAGACATGGCAGGGATGGCTTTATGCTACctgagggtcagaggtcaggccTGGGTCATCAGGGAACTAAAGGTATCTTTCATACAGGATTCGTACTGGTCATGGAAAACCTGGAAAGTCATGGAATTTGCAAATAAGGgccaaaaaaaaatgcagttttttctgTGGTTCTCGTCTCGGACAATGAGGACccgggattttatttcaagaccagaACCGAACTGCAGCACTAAACGTACCGATTCCAATCCGAGCCATGACGTCATTAATAATTACGTGTTTCCGCTGCCAGCCGTCGCCCCCCTTTAACTCGCACGCGGCGCTCTGAGACAGTTTGTGTCGGAGCGGAGAAGATGTCCGACTAATCGCCGCCAATAATCGATAAGCATCATTGATTTCTCACGATGGCGGACAACGAACAGGAACGAGAAAGGAGAGCGCGACAGAGAGGTGATAGCAGGCTAGCAGGCTAGCAgggttttaaaaacagaaccagaattATTCAGCCTTGCTGGCAGCGGCTCTACGGTCCACCAGAACCTGGATCTGGGTCTGGGTCTGATCTGGTGCCTGAGGTGTTACAGGAAGGACGAACTTCTTCACTAGTCACAACGGATGACCACGGATAACCGGACAGTACTGACCCTGCGCTTCGGGTAAAAACCGATGGGTTGGTGTGGGCTTACTGGGCTTACTGGGCTTACTGGGCTGAACTAGAAGCAGGGAGCTGTCAAAATGTGGTTGTTAATTTTAAAGCAtcagaacatttttacagaaaatcagATTGACTCTTCTCCAGATCTTTGAAAGCAGCTCCAGGTGGTGAGACATCCAAACAGGCTGAGTTCTCCTCCATCCACCGCGGCTGTTAACGACGCTTTAGGCCGGATTTCCTGACTGGAAACTCACAGCATTCAGAAGCTACGTGGAGGCGCGTCCGTGCTGTCCGGGCCGTGTTGGGCCGTCCGTGCTGTCCGGGCCGTGTTGGGCCGTCCGGGCCGTGTTGGGCCGTGCCGGGCCGTGTTGGGCCGTGTTGGGCCGTCCGGGCCGTGTTGGGCCGTGTTGGGCCGTCCGGGCCGTCCGGGCCGTGTTGGGCCGTCCGGGCCGTGTTGGGCCGTCAGGGCGTCAGGCGCGGCACATTTCGAACCGTTTGTATCTCCACATAGACGTTGAATGTAAAGCAGACGCGCAGCATTAGCCTCCAGCTAGCAGCGGCGGGAGGAAATGTCCTACTGCTACAGGAAAGGTCATGTTTGGCTGTCAGAGGGGAAACAATGACCCGGACTGTCTGAGCTTGGTGGAAATAAAGCtgataaatacaaagaaagattCAGTTGATAAAAATTGAAAGAGAATTGAGAGTTAAAAAGatatgaagaataaataaacacagtaCATAGAATATGAATAGAGAACATTGTCCAGGTTTCTTCCTTAGGAATGTTCTGTTCAATAAACATATTCTGAATGTTCAAGTAGTTTAATAACtactaaatgtatttaatctgttttacatTGATTACAGTAAATCGATCTgcggtgcaccgattgcagttttctggttgatcactgatctttaaaaCCCTGACCTGCTGACCTTTGCTTACTGTGACCAAAGTCTGCAATATAGTGATGCAACATTCAGGAACGATCCGATTCTTCTGAACGGCTCTTTAAAATGAGTCCTGGTACAGAACCGGTTCTCAGCTCTTAGTTTTTGTAATGCTCTGTGCATGCTACAGAATCTATTATTATTCTACTTtattaacaatatat
This window harbors:
- the slc25a46 gene encoding solute carrier family 25 member 46, with product MASRRPDSFDGYGFRSDQYGAGYPARSSGPASGVSGELQQHQWVTSPPDIPGSRNLHPGERTPLYEEAEPGSRWEAPHGAGVPPEQLNRFAGFGIGLVSLFTENVLAHPCIVFRRQCQVNYHGRCYHLSPFSAVGVMYAITKAQGPKALWKGMGSTFIVHGIALGAEGVISEFTPLPRELPHSWSWKQLAGHLLLKGLTAVVALPFYCASLIETVQSEIVRDESSSGLLDCVREGLTRLLGVGAPHSRRLLPLSYLLLPVAAHAILRYAVAASVQRAVLWLHQRGGKRRPVPSDPLDAYFPELAAAWAGSLAADVLLFPLETALHRLGLQGTRTIIDATDGAEVAGSGGSPLVLPVNTQYDGLADCLHAIRRKEGAAGFYRGFGALLAQYSLHGALLAAARTLLRIVLLDAKAC